In Corallococcus macrosporus, the following are encoded in one genomic region:
- a CDS encoding ATP-binding cassette domain-containing protein — protein MTLLRAANVQLAFGSRTVFEGLTFTIEEGERVGLVGVNGSGKSSLMKILAGAAKPDLGELQLRRGARVTYLPQEPEFPEGATVASELAVSQAPLKEALAAHAELSRRMEADPANATPKMLEQLSALSDRIEQAGGWDTEHHAKTLLDRLGVKDWDRPVAQLSGGLKKRVAIARALLTRPDLLLLDEPTNHLDADTVDWLEDELDKLPGALLLVTHDRYFLDDLVDRIVEIQPGGGLISYPGNYAAYVEQKLVAQENAEVAEHKRGRWIAQEVAWLRKGPEARRTKSKARIERAQKLLAEKGFQRPKVADLKVVAAPRLGHTVIEAEGLRKAFGERKVLDGVDFRLQRGERVGFLGPNGVGKTTFLRVLLGEIPADSGKLVIGKNTKVAYYDQQRAQLDPEQTVYDAASNGEDHVELADRKVALRDYLEDLLFPVPMQRMKVGALSGGERNRLLLARLFLEGANVLVLDEPTNDLDIVTLNILERLLLDFAGSTLLVTHDRYFLDKVATAILSFDGEGKVTRYEGNYDMYKRLREQSQAAALKAAAQKKDEPPPREEAAAAKPAQKKPGKLSYKDQRELDGMEATIEAAEKRKAELEAQLADPAVYSSGSKSAEVNQALEATTAEVDRLYTRWQELQDLAAGTA, from the coding sequence GTGACGCTGCTTCGCGCCGCCAACGTCCAGCTCGCCTTCGGCAGCCGCACCGTCTTCGAGGGCCTCACCTTCACCATCGAGGAGGGCGAGCGCGTGGGCCTGGTCGGCGTCAACGGCTCCGGCAAGTCGTCGCTGATGAAGATATTGGCCGGCGCGGCGAAGCCGGACCTGGGCGAGCTGCAGCTGCGCCGGGGCGCTCGCGTCACCTACCTGCCCCAGGAGCCGGAGTTCCCCGAGGGCGCCACCGTGGCGAGCGAGCTGGCCGTGTCCCAGGCGCCGCTCAAGGAGGCGCTGGCGGCGCACGCGGAGCTGTCCCGGCGGATGGAGGCGGACCCCGCGAACGCCACCCCCAAGATGCTGGAGCAGCTGTCCGCGCTGAGCGACCGCATTGAGCAGGCAGGCGGCTGGGACACGGAGCACCACGCGAAGACGCTGCTGGACCGGCTGGGCGTGAAGGACTGGGACCGGCCGGTGGCGCAGCTGTCCGGAGGATTGAAGAAGCGCGTGGCCATTGCCCGCGCCCTGCTCACGCGGCCGGACCTGCTGCTCTTGGACGAGCCCACCAACCACCTGGACGCGGACACCGTGGACTGGCTGGAGGACGAGCTGGACAAGCTGCCCGGGGCGCTGCTGCTGGTGACGCACGACCGCTACTTCCTGGATGACCTGGTGGACCGCATCGTCGAGATCCAGCCCGGCGGCGGGCTCATCTCCTATCCCGGCAACTACGCGGCCTACGTGGAGCAGAAGCTCGTCGCGCAGGAGAACGCGGAGGTCGCGGAGCACAAGCGCGGCCGCTGGATTGCGCAGGAGGTGGCGTGGCTGCGCAAGGGCCCGGAGGCGCGGCGCACCAAGAGCAAGGCGCGCATCGAACGGGCGCAGAAGCTGCTGGCGGAGAAGGGCTTCCAGCGTCCCAAGGTGGCGGACCTGAAGGTCGTGGCGGCGCCCCGGCTGGGCCACACCGTCATCGAGGCGGAAGGGCTGCGGAAGGCCTTCGGCGAGCGCAAGGTGCTGGACGGTGTGGACTTCCGCCTCCAGCGCGGCGAGCGCGTGGGCTTCCTGGGCCCCAACGGCGTGGGCAAGACGACCTTCCTGCGCGTGCTGCTGGGCGAAATCCCGGCGGACAGCGGCAAGCTCGTCATCGGGAAGAACACCAAGGTCGCCTACTACGACCAGCAGCGCGCGCAGCTGGACCCCGAGCAGACGGTGTACGACGCGGCCTCCAACGGCGAGGACCACGTGGAGCTGGCGGACCGCAAGGTGGCCCTGCGCGACTACCTGGAGGACCTGCTCTTCCCGGTGCCCATGCAGCGCATGAAGGTGGGCGCGCTGTCCGGCGGCGAGCGCAACCGGCTGCTGCTGGCGCGGCTGTTTTTGGAAGGGGCCAACGTGCTGGTGCTGGACGAGCCCACCAACGACCTGGACATCGTCACGCTCAACATCCTGGAGCGCCTGCTGCTGGACTTCGCGGGCAGCACGCTGCTGGTGACGCACGACCGGTACTTCCTCGACAAGGTGGCCACCGCCATCCTCTCCTTCGACGGCGAGGGCAAGGTCACCCGCTACGAGGGCAACTACGACATGTACAAGCGGCTGCGCGAGCAGTCGCAGGCCGCCGCGCTCAAGGCCGCCGCGCAGAAGAAGGACGAGCCGCCGCCCCGCGAGGAGGCCGCCGCCGCGAAGCCCGCGCAGAAGAAGCCCGGGAAGCTCTCCTACAAGGACCAGCGCGAGCTGGACGGCATGGAGGCCACCATCGAGGCCGCGGAGAAGCGCAAGGCGGAGCTGGAGGCCCAGCTGGCCGACCCCGCCGTCTACAGCAGCGGCTCCAAATCCGCGGAGGTCAACCAGGCGCTGGAGGCCACCACCGCCGAGGTGGATCGGCTCTATACGCGATGGCAGGAATTGCAGGACCTGGCGGCCGGAACGGCCTGA
- the fusA gene encoding elongation factor G: MASNVPIEKIRNIGISAHIDSGKTTLSERILFYTGKIHEIHEVRGKDGVGAVMDSMDLEREKGITIQSAATYAMWGDFNINLIDTPGHVDFTIEVERALRVLDGAILVLCSVSGVQSQSITVDRQMKRYKVPRIAFINKMDRSGANYDRVAAQLKEKLGHHAVKLQYPIGAEDRFQGLIDLLSMKAFYFDGENGEHIREEAIPADMLDEAKLRRDEMIEGIANVDDELGEAFLMDPASITEAQLRAAVRRATIALKMTPVMCGSAYKNKGVQLLLNAVCSYLPNPKEATNEALDQKNNEAKVILESDPAKPFVGLAFKLEDGRYGQLTYMRIYQGKVSKGDFIINQVNQKKVKVPRIVRMHASEMHDVNEATAGDIVALFGIECASGDTFTDGTVQYTMTSMFVPDAVISLAVTPKNRDTLANFSKALNRFHKEDPTFRVRRDEESAQTIISGMGELHLEIYIERMKREYNCEVVAGKPQVAYRETISQKGEFAYTHKKQTGGSGQFARVCGYVEPLPSDAVQQYEFVDDIVGGSIPREFIPACDKGFQEAVKKGSLIGFPVVGLRVVINDGAFHAVDSSEMAFKTAAIMGFREGYAAAKPVILEPIMKVEVTAPEDFQGSVVGQLNQRRGTILETGTAEGYVTAVAEVPLNTMFGYSTDLRSATQGKGEFTMEFAKYMPVPRNEAEALMAQYKEKQAAEQAARK, encoded by the coding sequence GTGGCCTCCAACGTACCCATCGAGAAGATTCGTAACATCGGTATCTCCGCCCACATCGACTCGGGCAAGACGACGCTGTCCGAGCGCATCCTGTTCTACACGGGCAAGATCCACGAGATCCACGAGGTCCGCGGCAAGGACGGCGTGGGCGCGGTCATGGACTCGATGGACCTGGAGCGTGAGAAGGGCATCACCATCCAGTCCGCCGCCACGTACGCGATGTGGGGCGACTTCAACATCAACCTCATCGACACGCCGGGACACGTGGACTTCACCATCGAGGTGGAGCGCGCGCTCCGCGTCCTCGACGGTGCCATCCTGGTGCTCTGCTCCGTGTCGGGCGTGCAGTCGCAGTCCATCACGGTGGACCGCCAGATGAAGCGCTACAAGGTTCCGCGCATCGCGTTCATCAACAAGATGGACCGCTCGGGCGCGAACTACGACCGCGTTGCCGCGCAGCTGAAGGAGAAGCTGGGCCACCACGCGGTGAAGCTCCAGTACCCCATCGGCGCGGAGGACCGCTTCCAGGGCCTCATCGACCTGCTGTCGATGAAGGCGTTCTACTTCGACGGCGAGAACGGCGAGCACATCCGTGAGGAGGCCATCCCCGCGGACATGCTGGACGAGGCCAAGCTGCGCCGCGACGAGATGATCGAGGGCATCGCCAACGTCGACGACGAGCTGGGCGAGGCCTTCCTCATGGACCCGGCCTCCATCACCGAGGCGCAGCTCCGCGCCGCCGTGCGCCGCGCCACCATCGCGCTGAAGATGACGCCGGTGATGTGCGGCTCCGCGTACAAGAACAAGGGCGTGCAGCTGCTCCTGAACGCGGTGTGCAGCTACCTGCCCAACCCCAAGGAAGCGACCAACGAGGCCCTCGACCAGAAGAACAACGAGGCCAAGGTCATCCTGGAGTCGGACCCGGCCAAGCCCTTCGTCGGCCTGGCGTTCAAGCTGGAAGACGGTCGCTACGGCCAGCTCACCTACATGCGCATCTACCAGGGCAAGGTGAGCAAGGGCGACTTCATCATCAACCAGGTGAACCAGAAGAAGGTCAAGGTTCCGCGCATCGTCCGCATGCACGCGTCGGAAATGCACGACGTGAACGAGGCCACGGCCGGCGACATCGTCGCGCTGTTCGGCATCGAGTGCGCCTCCGGCGACACGTTCACCGACGGCACCGTGCAGTACACGATGACGTCCATGTTCGTGCCGGACGCGGTCATCTCGCTGGCGGTCACGCCGAAGAACCGCGACACGCTGGCGAACTTCTCCAAGGCGCTCAACCGCTTCCACAAGGAAGACCCCACCTTCCGCGTGCGCCGTGACGAAGAGTCCGCGCAGACCATCATCAGCGGCATGGGCGAGCTCCACCTGGAGATCTACATCGAGCGCATGAAGCGCGAGTACAACTGCGAGGTGGTCGCCGGTAAGCCCCAGGTGGCGTACCGCGAGACCATCTCCCAGAAGGGCGAGTTCGCGTACACGCACAAGAAGCAGACCGGTGGTTCGGGTCAGTTCGCGCGCGTGTGCGGCTACGTGGAGCCCCTGCCCTCGGACGCCGTGCAGCAGTACGAGTTCGTGGACGACATCGTCGGTGGCTCCATCCCGCGCGAGTTCATCCCCGCGTGCGACAAGGGCTTCCAGGAGGCCGTGAAGAAGGGCAGCCTCATCGGCTTCCCCGTGGTGGGCCTGCGCGTGGTCATCAATGACGGCGCGTTCCACGCGGTCGACTCGTCCGAAATGGCGTTCAAGACGGCCGCCATCATGGGCTTCCGCGAGGGCTACGCCGCCGCCAAGCCGGTCATCCTCGAGCCGATCATGAAGGTCGAAGTCACGGCTCCGGAAGACTTCCAGGGTTCCGTCGTCGGCCAGCTGAACCAGCGCCGCGGCACCATCCTGGAGACGGGCACCGCGGAAGGCTACGTCACGGCCGTGGCCGAAGTGCCGCTGAACACGATGTTCGGCTACTCCACCGACCTGCGCTCCGCGACCCAGGGCAAGGGCGAGTTCACGATGGAGTTCGCCAAGTACATGCCGGTCCCGCGCAACGAGGCGGAGGCCCTGATGGCGCAGTACAAGGAGAAGCAGGCCGCGGAGCAGGCTGCCCGCAAGTAG
- a CDS encoding nuclear transport factor 2 family protein, whose translation MSASENFSLARAWLKAFNAHDVTALVSLYAEDATHTSPKIRVLHPETGGRLVGRPALERWWRDAIARLPGLRYEETALTADGDRVFMEYLRHAPNEAPLPVAEVLEVKGGRIVASRVYHG comes from the coding sequence ATGAGCGCGAGCGAAAACTTCTCCCTGGCCCGAGCCTGGCTCAAGGCCTTCAACGCCCACGACGTCACCGCCCTGGTTTCGCTCTACGCGGAGGATGCAACACACACCTCGCCCAAGATTCGCGTCCTGCACCCGGAGACGGGCGGGCGCCTGGTGGGCCGGCCGGCCCTGGAGCGGTGGTGGAGGGACGCCATCGCCCGGCTGCCGGGCCTGCGCTACGAGGAGACGGCGCTCACGGCGGACGGGGACCGGGTGTTCATGGAGTACCTGCGCCATGCGCCCAACGAGGCCCCCCTGCCGGTGGCGGAGGTGCTGGAGGTGAAGGGCGGGCGCATCGTCGCGTCGCGCGTCTACCACGGCTAA